In a single window of the Nicotiana tomentosiformis chromosome 8, ASM39032v3, whole genome shotgun sequence genome:
- the LOC104085206 gene encoding DNA N(6)-methyladenine demethylase ALKBH1A, whose amino-acid sequence MYGSNPSTDDEERTAFRKAEKKYKLYYDNTRKKKQPRPVDLSEVIDFKSISESYHRNGELPSGIFAIQCDFDSLVFCLESHPGFYFIPGALTVEEQCRWIKESLTSFPQPPNRTNHNAIYGPLQDLFAAAKDNKALIQEDKHCGTNNSEVEIIQNDINFPKWNFFDQSGALSREVTCKSVPASVLLRKLRWSTLGLQFDWSKRNYNISLPHNKIPDALCLLAERMAAAALPSGEVFQAEAAIVNYFGLGDTLGGHVDDMEKDWSKPIVSMSLGCKGIFLIGGKSRDIPPVAMFVRSGDVILMAGQARECFHGVPRIFTDKEHAEISSLELQFSDEDDSAFLEYIRTSRININIRQVF is encoded by the exons ATGTACGGTTCCAACCCTAGCACCGACGATGAAGAGCGAACCGCTTTCAGGAAGGCTGAAAAGAAATACAAGCTGTATTACGACAATACCCGAAA GAAAAAGCAACCAAGACCAGTGGATTTGTCGGAGGTAATTGATTTTAAGTCAATTTCAGAGTCTTACCATCGAAATGGTGAACTTCCTTCAGGCATTTTCGCAATTCAATGTGATTTTGATAGTCTTGTCTTCTGCTTGGAGAGTCATCCAGGGTTTTATTTCATTCCTGGAGCATTAACTGTTGAGGAGCAGTGCCGATGGATAAAGGAGAGTTTAACAAGTTTTCCTCAACCCCCAAACAGGACCAACCATAATGCAATTTATGGTCCTCTACAGGACTTATTTGCTGCTGCCAAGGATAATAAAGCTTTGATTCAAGAAGATAAGCACTGTGGTACCAATAATTCTGAGGtggaaatcatccaaaacgaCATAAATTTTCCGAAATGGAATTTTTTTGATCAATCAGGTGCATTATCTCGAGAAGTTACATGCAAATCAGTGCCAGCCTCTGTTTTGCTTCGTAAGTTAAGGTGGAGCACCCTTGGCTTGCAGTTTGATTGGTCGAAACGGAACTATAATATTTCTCTGCCTCACAACAAGATACCTGATGCACTTTGCCTGCTGGCTGAAAGAATGGCAGCAGCTGCCCTGCCTTCGGGTGAAGTATTCCAAGCAGAAGCAGCAATTGTTAATTACTTTGGGCTAGGCGACACGCTCGGTGGCCATGTTGATGATATGGAGAAGGATTGGAGTAAACCTATTGTTAGTATGAGTTTGGGCTGTAAAGGTATTTTCCTTATCGGCGGAAAGTCTAGGGACATTCCTCCTGTTGCAATGTTCGTTCGAAGTGGGGATGTTATTCTTATGGCAGGACAAGCAAGGGAATGCTTCCATGGCGTCCCTAGGATCTTCACTGATAAAGAACACGCCGAGATATCCTCCCTTGAATTGCAGTTTTCTGATGAAGATGACTCTGCTTTCTTAGAGTACATTAGGACTTCTCGAATCAATATCAACATTAGACAAGTATTCTAG
- the LOC104085205 gene encoding uncharacterized protein has protein sequence MEQPTTRVTRSSTRSVNSKPNYTDPDPPKPKRAKKTTPKSEPKPVVNAAVDSGSKCVVIEHCTQCNQFKIRAVKVKEGLENGVPGLEVRVNPKKPRRGCFEIREVGENGEKFVSLLDMKRPFGPMKALDMDKVISDIIEKIK, from the coding sequence ATGGAGCAGCCCACGACCCGTGTAACTCGAAGCTCAACTCGCAGTGTCAACTCAAAGCCCAACTACACTGACCCTGACCCACCCAAACCCAAACGGGCCAAAAAAACCACCCCAAAATCCGAGCCCAAACCTGTAGTCAATGCTGCTGTTGACTCTGGTTCAAAGTGTGTTGTGATTGAGCACTGCACTCAGTGCAACCAGTTCAAGATTAGGGCTGTGAAGGTGAAAGAAGGGTTGGAAAATGGAGTACCCGGTTTGGAAGTTCGGGTCAACCCGAAAAAGCCGAGAAGGGGTTGCTTTGAAATAAGGGAGGTTGGTGAAAATGGGGAGAAATTTGTTAGCCTTTTGGATATGAAGAGGCCATTTGGGCCGATGAAGGCATTGGACATGGACAAGGTCATTTCTGATATTATTGAGAAAATCAaatga